Below is a genomic region from Nitrospirota bacterium.
GCGAGTGGGGCCTGAAATTGGTCGTGGGGCAAAACAAGGAAGCGCTCGCGGCCGGGATGAACCATACCCTGGGCCGCGTGACGTGCTGTACGGCCTTGAAGACCAATGGGCTCAAGCAACTGATCGAGCAAAAGGGCTATACGGGCATCATTCTCGGTGTGCGGGCAGACGAGGAAGGGACCAGAGCCAAGGAGCGCTATTTCTCACCGCGCGACAAACATGGCGATTGGGATTTCCGCGATCAACCACCGGAACTCTGGGATCAATTTAAGACGACCTTTCCTCCGGGGACCCATATCCGGATCCATCCGTTGCTGGATTGGACGGAAATCAATATCTGGGAATACATTAAATACGAGAACATTCCCTTCATCGATCTCTATCTCGACAAGGGAGACGGGACGCGTTATCGCAGTCTCGGCTGTGCCCCCTGTACCACGCCGATCAAATCGACGGCGAAGTCCGTCGATGAGATTATTGACGAATTGCGGCATACCACAGTCGCAGAGCGATCGGGCCGCGCGCAGGATGAAGGACGCGGGATGGAGTTGCTACGTAAAGACGGCTACATGTAATGAGGATGCTGAAAAAGTCTGCCAGCTTCGTGCTCGGCTCATCGAAATCCTCAACGTGCCGCAGGGAGGACGCCTGCGGTTTCTCTTCTCCTGCAGCCTTGCTGGGCTGCCTGTTTGAACATTCTGGAGTGTGAAAATGACGGAAGTAATTGCGAAATCATCAGACAATCTCAACATCGTCATCGTCGGGCATGTGGACCATGGCAAGTCTACCTTGCTGGGGCGGCTCTATGCCGATACGGGATCGTTGCCGGACGGCAAACTTGAAAAGGTTCAAGCGATCTGTCAGCAGCAGGGGAAGCAGTTCGAGTACGCGTTCCTGTTCGATGCCTTCCTGGAAGAGCAGGAGCAGGGAATCACGATCGATACCGCGCGGACATTTTTCGGCTGGAAGGGCCGGCAATATATCATCATCGATGCGCCGGGGCATAAGGAGTTTCTCAAGAACATGATTTCCGGGGCGGCCCGGGCTGAAGGGGCGTTGTTGTTGATCGATGCCTTGGAGGGTGTGAAGGAGCAGTCCAAGAAGCATGGCTATCTCTTGTCGCTCCTGGGCGTCCGCCAGTTTGCCGTGGTCGTGAACAAGATGGATCTGGTCGGCTACAAGCAGGATGTGTTCGACGCGATCGAAAAGGAATATCGCGAGTTCCTCGGGCAGTTCAAGGCGGTTCCGCAACAAATCATTCCTGTCAGCGCCAAGCTCGGCGATAACATCGCCAACCGGAGCGAGCAGATGCCCTGGTATAGCGGTCCGACCGTGCTGGATGCGCTTAGTGCGTTTAGGAAGGAGCCTGGGCGCTCCGAGCAACCGCTTCGCCTGCCGGTTCAGGACGTGTACAAGTTCGACGCCCGCCGCATCATCGCCGGACGCATTACGGCAGGGCAATTGAAAGTCGGCGATTCGGTGGTGTTCTCGCCCTCGAATAAGCGGGCAACGGTCAAAACGATTGAAGCGTTCAATGTCGATCCCCTGCCGGTTGAAGGCCATGCAGGCCAGTCCGTTGGGATCACGCTCGATGAACAGATTTTTGTCGAGCGAGGAGAGGTGGCATCGCATCAGGAGCAGCTTCCGCTCGTCTCGACGGCCTTTCGCGCGAATGTGTTCTGGCTGGGCCGGAAGCCGTTGGAACGAGGACGGCGGTATCAGCTTAGAGTGGCGACGAAGGAAGTGGATTGTGAAGTCGCGACCATTCACCGGATCATCGATACGATGGATCTGGCTCAGCAGCAGGGCAGCAGCGTGGTGAATAAGAATCAGGTTGCAGAGATTACCATTCGAGCCAAAGCGCCGGTGGCGTTCGATCTCTCGGCGTCGTTCGAGGCGACAGGCCGGTTCGTGCTCGTGGATGAGTACGACATTGCCGGCGGCGGC
It encodes:
- the cysD gene encoding sulfate adenylyltransferase subunit CysD gives rise to the protein MQHLRHLEDQSVYILREAYKHFGNLAMLWSMGKDSTVLLWLARKAFFGHVPLPLLHVDTSYKIPAMIEYRDRVAREWGLKLVVGQNKEALAAGMNHTLGRVTCCTALKTNGLKQLIEQKGYTGIILGVRADEEGTRAKERYFSPRDKHGDWDFRDQPPELWDQFKTTFPPGTHIRIHPLLDWTEINIWEYIKYENIPFIDLYLDKGDGTRYRSLGCAPCTTPIKSTAKSVDEIIDELRHTTVAERSGRAQDEGRGMELLRKDGYM
- a CDS encoding GTP-binding protein, yielding MTEVIAKSSDNLNIVIVGHVDHGKSTLLGRLYADTGSLPDGKLEKVQAICQQQGKQFEYAFLFDAFLEEQEQGITIDTARTFFGWKGRQYIIIDAPGHKEFLKNMISGAARAEGALLLIDALEGVKEQSKKHGYLLSLLGVRQFAVVVNKMDLVGYKQDVFDAIEKEYREFLGQFKAVPQQIIPVSAKLGDNIANRSEQMPWYSGPTVLDALSAFRKEPGRSEQPLRLPVQDVYKFDARRIIAGRITAGQLKVGDSVVFSPSNKRATVKTIEAFNVDPLPVEGHAGQSVGITLDEQIFVERGEVASHQEQLPLVSTAFRANVFWLGRKPLERGRRYQLRVATKEVDCEVATIHRIIDTMDLAQQQGSSVVNKNQVAEITIRAKAPVAFDLSASFEATGRFVLVDEYDIAGGGIVTELVHDDQEFLREEARQRDFAWVKGEVGVEDRAQQYGHRAAIVLVTGGRHTGKSFLAKTIEARLVADGRHAYLLDGGNLRRGLDADLTEGERGQAAEMARRYGEVARLLVDTGLIVVSTTNPFGMAYVEAAQAIRTLVHPVPVIAIHMSKVPEEAPPNTDIVLSGPVDFDAATRQILEELKRRGVLAQAIGAKPIFQYSI